ACACCCAAGTCGGCCTAAGACACCGGCGAAAGGAAGGAACGGACATGCTCAAGATCATCACCGACAGCACCTGCAACCTCGATGCCGACCTGCTCGCCCGCCACGATGTGCGGGTTGCGCCAATCGCCATCCAGTTCGGCGACCAGACCTTCGAGGAGGGCATCGACATCGACCGGGAGACGTTCTACGCCCGGATCGAGCGCTCGGGGCGGATCCCGACGACCTCCCAGCCGTCGCCGTCATGGTTCGAGCGCTTCTACCGAGAGGTGCATGCCCAGGGGGATCAAGCCTTGGTTGTCACGGTCACCGCCAAACACAGTGGGACGTACC
This genomic interval from Anaerolineales bacterium contains the following:
- a CDS encoding DegV family protein, with product MLKIITDSTCNLDADLLARHDVRVAPIAIQFGDQTFEEGIDIDRETFYARIERSGRIPTTSQPSPSWFERFYREVHAQGDQALVVTVTAKHSGTYQSALLAKAMVPQASVEVFDSESISLGTGWMVVEAARASEAGDSLPGIL